A stretch of the Mycobacteroides immunogenum genome encodes the following:
- a CDS encoding alkyl/aryl-sulfatase: MPEQTQPTSRIIDQNAAAVQELPFANTVDQDDADRGFIAALEPGVVTDASGKTVWDNDSYGFLRDSCPASVHPSLWRQCGLNIKQGLYLVTEGIYQVRGLDISNMTLVEGERGVIVIDPLVSAETAAAALALYRSHRGDRPVTGLIYTHSHVDHFGGALGVLSTEDAAAGRCPVLAPAGFLEHAVAENVYAGTAMARRAVYMYGAVLPRGPLGQVGSGLGQTNSIGTVTLIPPTLDITHTGQEEAVDGVRMIFQLTPGTEAPAEMNFYFPQRRALCMAENATHTLHNLLTLRGALVRDPHVWARYITEAINLYAHDSDVVFASHHWPTWGTGRLVEYLALQRDLYAYLHDQTLRQLNQGLVGSEIAETLQLPPAIAGAWHARGYYGSVSHNVKAIYQRYMGWFDGNPAHLWEHPPVANAQRHVEFMGGADEVLRKAQHAFEQGDYRWVAQVVNYVIFGDPANEEAKALQARCFEQLGYGAENATWRNFYLMGAYELRHGNVGTPMAVGSPTMMAALTVEQIFDALSLRINGPKAWNERFVSDWVFTDEDRVHRVELRNGVLVHYDRPAGGALPPPEVTFTLTRPALVRLLLTGEDPAQLVAAGEVAVEGELAGLGRLVTVLDAPDPGFAIVTP, translated from the coding sequence CGACCGGGGATTCATTGCGGCACTAGAGCCCGGCGTCGTCACGGACGCATCCGGGAAAACTGTGTGGGACAACGATTCCTACGGTTTCTTACGGGACAGCTGCCCGGCCTCGGTGCATCCGAGTCTGTGGCGGCAGTGCGGGCTGAATATCAAGCAGGGGCTCTATCTCGTCACCGAGGGCATCTACCAGGTTCGTGGCCTCGACATCTCGAATATGACGCTGGTCGAGGGCGAGCGCGGAGTCATCGTGATCGATCCGCTGGTGTCTGCCGAAACCGCGGCGGCCGCGCTTGCGCTGTATCGCAGTCACCGCGGCGACCGCCCGGTGACAGGGCTGATCTACACCCATTCCCACGTAGACCATTTCGGTGGTGCGCTGGGCGTGCTGAGTACCGAAGACGCGGCCGCGGGCCGTTGTCCCGTATTGGCGCCTGCCGGATTTCTGGAACACGCGGTGGCGGAGAACGTCTATGCGGGCACCGCGATGGCACGCCGTGCCGTGTACATGTACGGCGCGGTGCTGCCAAGGGGGCCGCTGGGGCAGGTGGGATCTGGTCTTGGGCAAACCAATTCGATTGGGACGGTCACGTTGATCCCACCGACCCTCGACATCACCCACACCGGGCAAGAGGAGGCCGTCGACGGGGTGCGGATGATTTTCCAGCTTACCCCGGGTACCGAGGCGCCGGCCGAGATGAACTTCTACTTCCCGCAGCGGCGCGCGCTCTGCATGGCCGAAAACGCCACCCACACCTTGCATAACCTGCTGACATTGCGCGGCGCGCTGGTGCGCGATCCGCATGTGTGGGCGCGGTACATCACCGAGGCCATCAACCTGTACGCGCACGACTCCGATGTGGTCTTCGCATCGCACCATTGGCCCACCTGGGGCACCGGGCGGCTGGTGGAATACCTTGCTTTGCAACGCGATTTGTACGCATACCTGCACGACCAGACGCTGCGGCAGCTCAATCAGGGCCTGGTGGGATCCGAGATCGCCGAGACGCTGCAGCTCCCGCCGGCCATCGCCGGAGCCTGGCACGCACGTGGCTACTACGGTTCGGTGAGTCATAACGTCAAAGCGATCTACCAGCGCTACATGGGATGGTTCGACGGCAATCCTGCGCACCTGTGGGAGCACCCTCCCGTCGCGAACGCGCAGCGGCACGTGGAGTTCATGGGCGGCGCCGACGAGGTATTGCGCAAGGCGCAGCACGCTTTTGAACAGGGCGACTATCGCTGGGTGGCCCAGGTGGTCAACTACGTGATCTTTGGCGACCCGGCGAATGAAGAGGCAAAGGCGCTGCAGGCCAGATGTTTTGAGCAGCTTGGCTATGGTGCGGAGAACGCCACCTGGCGCAACTTCTACCTGATGGGCGCCTACGAATTGCGGCACGGAAACGTCGGGACACCGATGGCTGTCGGCTCGCCCACCATGATGGCGGCGCTGACCGTGGAGCAGATATTCGACGCGCTCTCGTTGCGCATCAACGGACCGAAGGCCTGGAACGAGCGGTTTGTGAGTGACTGGGTGTTCACGGACGAGGACCGCGTGCACCGGGTGGAGCTGCGCAACGGTGTGCTGGTGCATTACGACCGGCCCGCCGGCGGCGCGCTGCCGCCGCCCGAGGTGACCTTCACGTTGACCCGGCCCGCACTGGTACGGCTGCTGCTGACGGGCGAGGATCCGGCACAGCTTGTCGCCGCGGGGGAGGTTGCCGTGGAGGGCGAGTTGGCCGGACTGGGGCGGTTGGTCACGGTCCTCGACGCGCCCGACCCCGGATTTGCCATCGTCACCCCCTGA
- a CDS encoding ABC transporter family substrate-binding protein: MPTESPRLRLCAVLGAVLLAGCSVSAPPAVQGSETTSSTTPPPPKKEQIVVGIDSIGAGFNPHLLSDQSPVNAAISALVLPSSFRPVPDSATATGSRWEMDPTLLVSAEETSQEPFTVTYTIRPEAQWTDNAPIGADDFSYLWQQMLTQPGTVDPAGYGSITDVQSRDGGKRVVVTFDHKYPAWRELFNDLLPAHIVKDIPGGFASGLIKSMPASGGRFRVDTIDPQRDEILLARNDRYWATQSVPDEILFRRAGAPTVLADSIRNGDTQVAQVHGSGVTFAQLSNIPGVRTARIVAPRTLQLTLRAGQPTLTDAKVRRGLLGLLDVGLLAAVAAGNDNAVTLAAAQVRSPSDPGYKPTAPVALTRDASLALLKEAGYEAAETPVVPPAPTAPPGPPQLARDGDPLTLTIGAASNDPTSVAVANTAADQLRNAGVRASVLALDPPTLYGQAIPDGRVDAIVGWHQAGGDLATALASRYGCPALQSGKLPETRTTTPPPPPASNTPAPPSREESVRAPSNLTGLCDEELQAGIDAALTGHADVGKVVDQAEPQLWKMATVLPIMQDTTIAAAGPSVQNVELAGAVPVGIVATAGEWKKTRP; this comes from the coding sequence ATGCCTACCGAGAGTCCGCGTCTGCGACTGTGCGCAGTGCTGGGCGCGGTGCTCCTCGCCGGGTGCTCTGTCAGCGCACCTCCGGCGGTACAGGGCAGCGAGACAACCAGCTCGACCACGCCGCCACCGCCCAAAAAAGAGCAGATCGTGGTGGGTATCGACTCCATCGGGGCAGGGTTCAACCCGCATCTGCTGTCCGATCAGTCGCCGGTGAACGCGGCGATCAGCGCGTTGGTGCTGCCCAGCTCGTTCCGGCCGGTGCCGGATTCGGCGACCGCCACCGGCTCGCGATGGGAAATGGATCCGACGCTGCTGGTCTCCGCCGAGGAAACCAGCCAGGAGCCCTTCACCGTCACCTACACGATTCGCCCTGAGGCGCAATGGACCGATAACGCCCCCATCGGCGCGGATGATTTCTCGTACCTGTGGCAGCAGATGCTCACCCAGCCCGGCACCGTCGACCCGGCGGGCTACGGAAGCATCACCGATGTGCAGTCGCGGGACGGCGGCAAGCGCGTGGTCGTTACGTTCGACCACAAATATCCGGCATGGCGCGAGCTGTTCAACGACTTGCTGCCCGCGCACATCGTGAAGGACATCCCGGGCGGGTTCGCCTCCGGGCTGATCAAGTCGATGCCCGCCTCCGGGGGGCGTTTCCGTGTGGACACTATCGATCCGCAGCGTGACGAAATCCTGCTGGCCCGCAACGACCGGTACTGGGCAACTCAGTCGGTACCCGACGAGATTTTGTTCCGGCGTGCCGGAGCCCCGACAGTGCTGGCAGATTCCATCCGCAACGGTGACACTCAGGTGGCCCAGGTACACGGCAGCGGGGTGACCTTCGCGCAGCTGTCGAACATCCCCGGGGTGCGCACGGCGCGCATCGTGGCGCCGCGCACGCTGCAGCTGACGCTGCGGGCCGGGCAGCCGACACTCACTGACGCCAAGGTGCGCCGGGGGCTGCTCGGTCTGCTGGATGTGGGTCTGCTGGCCGCGGTGGCAGCGGGCAATGACAACGCGGTGACGCTGGCGGCCGCCCAGGTGCGTTCTCCCTCGGATCCCGGATACAAACCGACCGCGCCCGTCGCTCTGACCCGCGACGCTTCTCTCGCATTGCTCAAAGAGGCTGGGTACGAGGCCGCGGAAACCCCGGTGGTGCCCCCCGCTCCCACGGCGCCCCCAGGGCCGCCACAGCTTGCCAGGGACGGTGACCCGCTGACCCTGACCATCGGCGCGGCCTCCAACGACCCCACCTCGGTGGCGGTGGCCAACACCGCCGCCGACCAACTGCGCAACGCGGGGGTGCGGGCCAGCGTGCTGGCTCTGGACCCGCCCACGCTGTACGGGCAGGCGATTCCCGATGGCCGGGTTGACGCCATCGTCGGCTGGCACCAGGCCGGCGGCGATCTGGCCACCGCGCTGGCTTCCCGGTATGGCTGCCCTGCGCTGCAGTCCGGCAAGCTCCCCGAAACCCGCACCACGACGCCCCCTCCGCCACCGGCGAGTAACACCCCGGCGCCGCCGTCGCGAGAAGAATCCGTGCGTGCCCCAAGCAATCTCACCGGGCTGTGCGATGAGGAGTTGCAGGCCGGCATCGATGCCGCGTTGACCGGTCATGCCGATGTGGGCAAGGTCGTCGATCAGGCCGAGCCCCAATTATGGAAGATGGCAACGGTTTTGCCGATCATGCAGGACACCACCATCGCGGCGGCGGGCCCCAGCGTGCAGAACGTGGAGCTGGCCGGCGCGGTACCGGTCGGCATTGTTGCCACCGCAGGAGAGTGGAAGAAGACCCGCCCATGA
- the mshB gene encoding N-acetyl-1-D-myo-inositol-2-amino-2-deoxy-alpha-D-glucopyranoside deacetylase: MLVHAHPDDESLTTGGTIARYAAEGAEVLLVTCTLGEEGEVIGERWAQLAVDHADQLGGYRIGELSSALRHLGVDGPTFLGGAGHWRDSGMADTKPLHPRAFAGADLDEAVGALAALIDEHRPHVVVTYDPFGGYGHPDHIQAHTVTTAAVEKATWQVAKLYWTVIATSALEAGLASLTQLPPGCQPAPLDLIPTFDDEKISAAIDVSAHREAKVAALRAHATQLTVSEDGSSMALSNLIALPIADIEHFVLVRGEPGVDTGWESDLFAGVEL; encoded by the coding sequence ATGCTGGTGCACGCTCACCCCGACGACGAATCCCTGACCACCGGCGGAACCATCGCGCGGTACGCCGCTGAAGGCGCCGAGGTGCTGTTGGTGACCTGCACCCTCGGGGAAGAGGGCGAGGTGATCGGTGAGCGCTGGGCGCAGCTCGCGGTTGACCACGCCGATCAACTCGGTGGGTACCGAATCGGTGAATTATCCAGCGCCCTGAGGCATCTCGGTGTCGATGGGCCCACTTTCCTCGGTGGTGCGGGACATTGGCGCGACTCCGGGATGGCGGACACCAAGCCGTTGCATCCGCGGGCGTTCGCGGGCGCCGACCTGGACGAGGCGGTGGGCGCGCTGGCCGCACTGATCGACGAACACCGCCCACACGTGGTCGTCACCTATGACCCCTTCGGCGGCTACGGACACCCCGATCACATCCAGGCGCACACGGTGACCACAGCGGCCGTGGAGAAGGCGACCTGGCAGGTGGCCAAGCTGTACTGGACAGTGATCGCGACCAGTGCGCTGGAGGCCGGCCTGGCATCGCTGACCCAGCTGCCACCGGGATGTCAGCCGGCACCGCTCGACCTCATCCCCACCTTCGACGACGAGAAGATCAGTGCCGCCATCGACGTCTCGGCCCATCGCGAGGCGAAGGTGGCGGCGTTGCGCGCGCATGCCACCCAGTTGACGGTCTCCGAGGACGGAAGCTCGATGGCGCTGTCGAATCTGATCGCGTTGCCCATCGCGGATATCGAGCATTTTGTGCTGGTGCGCGGCGAGCCCGGTGTGGACACCGGATGGGAATCAGATCTGTTCGCTGGGGTGGAGTTGTAA
- a CDS encoding O-methyltransferase — MSFSRTLKQKLPFLRYSFLRAAFGSVNVMRTGQMGDGREEATAEHVIATAPAGDIDAAIDAIDNFAYDQSILMNVGDEKGQLLDAAVKRANPKIALELGAYCGYSGLRIARAAPNAKFFSIEKSGANASVARRVWAHAGLADRATCLNGTADDGTTLDTLTKDYGFTEGCLDFVFIDHWKDVYLDDLQRLMERGWLHPGTIVVADNVGFPGSPKYRAYMKDQQGKLWQTIEHETHVEYQTLVKDLVLESEYLG; from the coding sequence GTGAGTTTTTCCAGAACCCTCAAGCAGAAACTTCCATTTCTGCGGTATTCATTTCTGCGGGCGGCGTTCGGCAGTGTGAACGTGATGCGCACCGGTCAGATGGGTGATGGCCGCGAGGAGGCCACCGCCGAGCATGTCATCGCGACGGCCCCGGCCGGGGACATCGATGCCGCCATCGACGCCATCGACAACTTCGCGTACGACCAATCGATTCTGATGAACGTCGGCGACGAAAAGGGGCAGCTGCTCGATGCCGCCGTCAAACGCGCCAACCCCAAGATCGCCCTGGAGCTGGGTGCGTACTGCGGCTACAGCGGTCTACGGATCGCGCGCGCGGCCCCCAATGCCAAGTTCTTCTCCATCGAGAAGTCCGGGGCCAACGCCTCGGTAGCGCGCCGCGTCTGGGCGCACGCGGGGCTGGCGGATCGGGCCACCTGTCTGAACGGGACCGCCGACGACGGCACCACCTTGGACACCCTGACCAAGGATTACGGGTTCACCGAAGGGTGCCTGGATTTCGTGTTCATCGATCACTGGAAGGACGTGTACCTCGACGACCTGCAGCGGCTGATGGAACGCGGCTGGCTGCATCCGGGCACCATCGTCGTCGCAGACAACGTCGGGTTCCCCGGCTCCCCCAAGTACCGCGCGTATATGAAGGATCAGCAGGGCAAGCTCTGGCAGACGATCGAGCACGAGACCCATGTGGAGTACCAGACCTTGGTCAAGGATCTGGTGCTGGAGTCCGAGTACCTGGGGTAA
- a CDS encoding bifunctional FO biosynthesis protein CofGH, with translation MPDDVTPLPNPAFPTRKASSAGSSPALRRVLRRARDGVTLNVDEAALALTARGDDLADLMTSAARVRDAGLESAGRVGAEGRLPISYSRKVFIPVTHLCRDKCHYCTFVTVPGKLRAQGHGMYMEPDEILDVARRGAELGCKEALFTLGDRPEDRWPEAKQWLDERGYDTTLDYVRAMAIRVLEETGLLPHLNPGVMSWSELARLKPVAPSMGMMLETTSRRLFEDRGEAHYGSPDKDPAVRLRTLTDAGRLSIPFTTGLLVGIGENLTERAETIHAIRKVHKEFGHVQEVIVQNFRAKSDTAMKAAPDADIDDFLATIAVTRLVLGPKMRVQAPPNLVSRSECLALIGAGVDDWGGVSPLTPDHVNPERPWPALADLASVTAEAGYDLVQRLTAQPQYVQAGAAWIDPRVRGHVEALADPETGYALDISPSGLPWQEPDETWESTGRVDLHAAIDSEGRNTDTRSDLASAFGDWESIREHVRELNARAPEKVSADVLAALRSAERDPAGCTDDEYLALATAEGPAMDAVAALADSIRADVVGDDVTYVVNRNINFTNICYTGCRFCAFAQRKGDADAFSLSAEEVGDRAWEAYVAGATEVCMQGGIDPELPVTGYADLVRAVKKRVPSMHVHAFSPMEIVNGASKGGQSVRDWLTELRAAGLDTIPGTAAEILDDEIRWVLTKGKLPASEWIDVISTAHEVGLRSSSTMMYGHVDTPKHWVAHLRVLAGIQDRTGGFTEFVPLPFVHQSAPLYLAGAARPGPTNRDNQAVHALARIMLHGRIDNIQTSWVKLGIEGTRVMLQSGANDLGGTLMEETISRMAGSEHGSAKTIAELEEIAEGIGRPAVERTTTYARRPSAA, from the coding sequence GTGCCCGACGACGTAACGCCGCTGCCGAACCCTGCCTTTCCGACCCGGAAAGCGTCATCTGCCGGCTCATCGCCAGCGCTGCGGCGAGTGCTGCGCCGTGCGCGCGATGGGGTGACGTTGAACGTTGACGAGGCCGCGCTCGCGCTCACCGCGCGGGGGGACGATCTGGCCGATTTGATGACCAGCGCCGCCCGGGTGCGCGATGCCGGCCTGGAGTCCGCCGGTCGCGTGGGCGCCGAGGGCCGTCTGCCGATCTCCTATTCACGCAAGGTGTTCATTCCAGTCACTCATCTGTGCCGGGACAAATGCCACTACTGCACGTTTGTGACTGTTCCCGGCAAGCTGCGGGCGCAGGGCCACGGCATGTACATGGAGCCCGACGAGATCTTGGATGTCGCCCGCCGTGGTGCCGAATTGGGCTGCAAAGAGGCTTTGTTCACGTTGGGGGACCGGCCCGAGGATCGGTGGCCCGAGGCCAAGCAGTGGCTGGACGAGCGCGGGTATGACACCACGCTGGATTACGTACGCGCGATGGCGATCCGGGTCCTGGAAGAGACAGGCCTGCTGCCGCATCTGAACCCGGGGGTGATGAGCTGGTCGGAGCTGGCACGGCTCAAGCCGGTGGCGCCGTCGATGGGCATGATGCTGGAGACCACCTCGCGGCGGTTGTTCGAGGATCGCGGCGAGGCGCATTACGGCAGCCCCGACAAAGACCCCGCCGTGCGGTTGCGAACCTTGACCGACGCCGGCCGGCTGTCGATCCCGTTCACCACCGGACTGTTGGTGGGCATCGGCGAGAACCTCACCGAGCGCGCTGAGACAATTCATGCGATCCGCAAGGTGCACAAGGAATTCGGTCACGTGCAGGAAGTGATCGTGCAGAACTTCCGGGCCAAGTCGGACACCGCCATGAAGGCCGCGCCGGATGCCGATATCGATGACTTCTTGGCGACGATCGCGGTGACCCGATTGGTGTTGGGGCCGAAGATGCGGGTACAGGCACCGCCAAATCTGGTGTCCCGCAGCGAGTGCCTGGCGCTTATCGGCGCGGGAGTGGACGACTGGGGTGGCGTGTCACCGCTGACTCCCGACCACGTGAATCCCGAGCGGCCCTGGCCCGCGCTGGCGGACCTGGCGTCGGTGACGGCAGAGGCCGGATACGACCTGGTGCAGCGCCTGACCGCGCAGCCGCAGTATGTGCAAGCCGGTGCCGCCTGGATCGATCCCCGGGTGCGCGGTCATGTCGAGGCGCTGGCGGATCCGGAAACCGGCTACGCCCTGGATATTTCGCCTAGCGGATTGCCGTGGCAGGAACCCGACGAAACCTGGGAGTCGACGGGCCGGGTCGACCTGCACGCCGCCATTGATTCCGAGGGACGCAATACCGACACCCGGAGCGATCTGGCGAGTGCGTTCGGAGACTGGGAGTCCATCCGCGAACACGTGCGCGAGTTGAATGCGCGCGCGCCGGAGAAGGTGAGCGCTGATGTGCTGGCGGCCTTGCGCTCTGCCGAGCGCGATCCGGCCGGCTGCACCGACGACGAGTATCTGGCCCTGGCGACGGCTGAGGGCCCTGCGATGGATGCCGTTGCCGCGCTGGCCGATTCGATCCGCGCCGATGTGGTCGGTGATGATGTCACGTACGTGGTGAACCGGAACATCAACTTCACCAACATCTGCTACACCGGCTGCCGGTTCTGCGCGTTCGCACAGCGCAAGGGCGATGCCGACGCGTTCTCGCTGTCCGCCGAAGAGGTGGGGGACCGGGCCTGGGAGGCCTATGTCGCCGGTGCCACCGAGGTCTGCATGCAGGGCGGCATCGATCCCGAGCTGCCGGTGACCGGATACGCGGATTTGGTGCGGGCGGTCAAGAAGCGGGTGCCCAGCATGCATGTGCACGCCTTCAGCCCGATGGAGATTGTCAACGGTGCCTCCAAGGGCGGCCAGAGCGTGCGCGACTGGCTGACCGAACTACGCGCTGCGGGACTGGACACCATTCCGGGCACCGCCGCGGAGATCCTCGATGACGAGATCCGGTGGGTGCTCACCAAGGGCAAGCTGCCCGCCTCCGAGTGGATCGATGTCATCAGCACCGCGCATGAAGTGGGGCTGCGCTCCAGCTCGACCATGATGTACGGACACGTCGACACTCCCAAGCATTGGGTGGCGCACCTGCGCGTGCTCGCCGGGATTCAGGACCGCACAGGCGGATTCACCGAATTTGTGCCACTACCTTTCGTGCACCAGAGCGCGCCGTTGTACCTGGCCGGTGCGGCGCGCCCCGGACCCACCAACCGGGACAACCAGGCGGTGCACGCACTGGCGCGCATCATGCTGCATGGGCGTATCGACAACATTCAGACCAGCTGGGTCAAGCTCGGCATCGAGGGCACGCGGGTCATGCTCCAAAGTGGCGCAAACGATCTGGGTGGCACGCTGATGGAAGAAACCATCTCGCGGATGGCGGGCTCCGAACATGGCTCGGCCAAGACGATTGCCGAGCTGGAGGAAATCGCCGAGGGCATCGGACGGCCCGCGGTGGAGCGCACCACCACCTACGCGCGGCGGCCGTCCGCGGCGTAG
- a CDS encoding excalibur calcium-binding domain-containing protein codes for MRIKVLFFTVAAFIGGPSIGGAVAPLAHAYPNCAAARAAGAAPLYRGQPGYSAKLDRDGDGVACETGSSGRPPGQPVPAPLIPSPAVPQPVSTPIPAPTAQPNGSGGAYETVVNWTGTDCIDITAPDSSPARVLATSNHCGGTARFSQEASDSQMVGADPIMGDAESITCEILTGRLRDSGTRGDGHDVNCLTRADSLKASA; via the coding sequence TTGCGAATCAAGGTTCTGTTTTTCACCGTCGCCGCGTTCATCGGCGGCCCGTCGATCGGCGGCGCCGTCGCTCCCCTGGCGCACGCCTATCCCAATTGCGCGGCCGCACGAGCCGCGGGTGCCGCACCGTTGTATCGCGGTCAGCCCGGGTACAGCGCGAAACTTGATCGCGATGGTGACGGCGTCGCATGTGAAACTGGATCTTCAGGGCGCCCACCCGGCCAACCGGTCCCCGCTCCACTGATCCCATCCCCTGCAGTGCCACAACCGGTTTCGACACCGATTCCTGCGCCCACGGCGCAGCCGAACGGTAGCGGCGGCGCCTACGAGACTGTCGTGAACTGGACTGGCACCGACTGCATCGATATCACCGCACCGGATTCATCGCCCGCGCGAGTTCTCGCGACCAGCAACCACTGCGGTGGCACCGCACGGTTCAGTCAGGAAGCCAGCGACAGCCAAATGGTCGGCGCAGACCCGATTATGGGTGACGCCGAGTCGATTACCTGCGAGATCCTGACCGGTCGCCTCCGCGATTCGGGCACGCGGGGCGATGGCCACGATGTCAACTGTCTCACCCGAGCGGACTCGCTCAAGGCATCAGCGTAA
- a CDS encoding MspA family porin: MIARLVATSSLVAMLGFLNAAPAMAEPREMAPQSYSRTTRDGWQLQIRLDHEQVNPVPNLAGATNSREAFITLSGTATASGGSNPITDSLFVIGYQLGCQSDVSSGLQIGGSAGVAPSVSLGVAPTPSVGFGGSAGVSGFVQTVVQPGVIVNLPMGNMVLSRGGTGALDLDNVHVKADACGGDVTIRSFASLRASTETGHTEFAIYGDPIKI; the protein is encoded by the coding sequence GTGATTGCCCGACTCGTAGCGACAAGTTCCCTTGTTGCCATGCTTGGGTTCCTCAACGCGGCCCCGGCCATGGCGGAGCCGAGAGAAATGGCGCCGCAGTCATATTCGAGGACAACGCGGGACGGCTGGCAGCTGCAGATCCGGCTGGATCATGAGCAGGTCAATCCCGTCCCCAACCTGGCCGGCGCCACCAACTCGCGCGAGGCATTCATTACCTTGTCGGGCACCGCGACGGCCAGCGGCGGCTCCAACCCGATCACCGACAGCCTCTTCGTCATCGGGTACCAGCTGGGGTGCCAGTCGGATGTGTCCTCGGGTTTGCAGATCGGCGGATCCGCTGGTGTCGCGCCGTCGGTGAGTCTTGGTGTGGCGCCGACACCTTCGGTGGGATTCGGTGGCAGCGCGGGCGTCAGCGGATTCGTGCAGACCGTGGTGCAACCGGGCGTCATCGTCAATCTGCCCATGGGCAACATGGTGCTTTCCCGGGGCGGTACGGGCGCGCTGGACCTGGACAACGTGCATGTGAAAGCCGATGCCTGCGGTGGCGATGTCACCATCCGCTCATTCGCTTCGTTGCGGGCGTCCACCGAGACCGGCCATACTGAATTCGCGATCTACGGCGACCCGATCAAGATCTGA
- a CDS encoding antibiotic biosynthesis monooxygenase family protein: protein MSEPIVFINVFELAADKVDVFLVGWRKRAEFMAAQPGFVSFRIHRAVVPGARFQLVNVATWESIEALTTATGDDRFQSMIREAAAEFDAVAYPAVYEVALDV, encoded by the coding sequence ATGAGTGAGCCGATCGTCTTCATCAACGTCTTCGAGTTGGCCGCGGACAAGGTCGACGTGTTTCTGGTCGGCTGGCGCAAACGCGCCGAGTTCATGGCCGCGCAGCCCGGCTTCGTATCGTTCCGGATACACCGGGCGGTGGTGCCCGGTGCGCGCTTCCAGCTGGTGAACGTCGCGACCTGGGAGAGCATCGAGGCGCTGACCACGGCCACCGGCGACGACCGCTTTCAGTCGATGATCCGTGAGGCCGCGGCCGAATTCGATGCCGTGGCGTATCCGGCGGTCTACGAGGTTGCCCTTGATGTGTGA